One genomic region from Clostridiaceae bacterium encodes:
- the vsr gene encoding DNA mismatch endonuclease Vsr → MDIHSKDIRSYNMSMIKSRNTKPEGIVRTFLFSNGFRYRKNDKKLPGCPDIVLPKYKTVVFINGCFWHVHENCKYFAWPSSNAEFWKEKLRKNKQRDEENVKKLANMGWKVIIVWECELKKPVRNERLEKLLNEINPDYI, encoded by the coding sequence ATGGACATTCATTCAAAAGATATTCGCAGCTATAATATGTCGATGATTAAAAGCAGGAATACAAAACCAGAAGGTATAGTCAGGACTTTTTTGTTTTCCAATGGTTTTCGGTACAGAAAGAATGATAAAAAACTCCCAGGTTGTCCTGATATTGTATTACCTAAGTATAAAACGGTGGTTTTCATCAATGGCTGCTTCTGGCATGTTCATGAAAACTGTAAGTATTTTGCTTGGCCATCCTCTAATGCCGAATTCTGGAAGGAGAAATTAAGAAAGAATAAGCAGCGTGACGAAGAAAATGTTAAGAAGTTGGCAAATATGGGCTGGAAAGTAATAATTGTCTGGGAATGTGAACTTAAAAAGCCTGTTAGGAATGAGCGTCTGGAAAAATTGTTGAATGAAATCAATCCTGACTACATCTAG